The Coffea arabica cultivar ET-39 chromosome 3c, Coffea Arabica ET-39 HiFi, whole genome shotgun sequence genome contains a region encoding:
- the LOC113733777 gene encoding B3 domain-containing protein REM9-like, which translates to MNTKFPWTVPLSDILKLHVPGSNDKKAKYILYQHVCSSIKPNIAQDEADSIAFYQVYNKKNRDKFKIPKFLEHIVDSNKTPVVTLRTGYKAFQVGMQGRQFTSYWEIFVKTHELELGDTLVFIPESINSFTVQIYKPNGVEKLFPWYHKYYVYSYL; encoded by the exons ATGAACACAAAATTCCCTTGGACAGTTCCACTTTCTGATATACTAAAGCTACATGTTCCAGGAAGTAACG ATAAAAAGGCTAAATACATCTTATATCAACATGTTTGCTCATCAATAAAGCCAAACATTGCTCAAGATGAAGCAGATTCTATAGCTTTTTATCAAGTTTATAACAAAAAGAATAGAGACAAATTT AAAATTCCAAAGTTTCTCGAACATATCGTAGATAGCAATAAAACTCCAGTTGTCACTTTAAGGACTGGATATAAAGCTTTTCAAGTTGGAATGCAAGGAAGGCAATTCACAAGCTATTGGGAAATCTTTGTCAAAACGCATGAGTTGGAACTAGGCGACACTTTGGTCTTCATCCCAGAGTCCATTAATAGCTTTACAGTCCAGATTTACAAACCAAATGGAGTTGAGAAACTTTTCCCTTGGTATCATAAGTATTATGTGTATTCTTATTTGTAG